The Desulfonatronum lacustre DSM 10312 region CCGACCCGGATCGGGCTGGGAAAAGGCGGAAATCGCCGCGGCAGCCAGGAGCAACCCGCTGGTTAAAAATGCGGCGACGCAGAGGAGCGCCTTTCTTTTCTGGATCATGATGAAATGGTCATCCGCTGGTTTTCCCCTCTTTCCGATCTACAACCCGAGGATCAAGTAATCCGCATCCTTCGCGGTAATGTCCTGAAGGTCCATGTGGGCCGGGATGTCCGGTACAATGGAAACCTGCCGAATTTGCGGCGCAAGGCGGTGCACCTGAAAGGGCATGGCCGGCTTCCAGGCATGGACCGAGCCGGTAAGCACGACCATGGCGTGATCCGGACGGCTTTTCAGAAAATTCAGGGCGTGGACGGCAAAGGCGGCGTCCCAGACCAATTGGGCTTCGCAAAAGCGTTCAAACGAGCCTGCGTGGCCGTCAGACCCGACAAACCGCCGCAGGAAGGCTTCATACTCCGGATCAATGCGGCAGACGATGGGCGGCAGAAGTCCCAGCTCCTCCCTGCTCAGGGAGGCGAACCCCTGGCGGGCCACCTTTCGCGTGATCTCTCGCGGGACGTTCAGGCCGACCATGGGCACGCCGTGGTCGCGGCAGTAGATGAAAATGTTCCGATAGGCCGGCCATTGGACGCCCCAATTCCGGGTGAAAGCCTGAACCATTTCCGGCTCCGGAATGGTCCCGGCCACCCAGTTGTCCAGAATATGCTGCTCGTGGTGCTGGAACATCTCCAAGCCGACCGCCACGGGCATCCCTGACGTGTGCACCGCTTTGACTATGGCCAGTTGCGCGGTGTGATGCCGCGGATTGCCATGGGATTCACCGACAATCAGCAGTTCGGCGCTGGATAATGCTGGAAGGGCTTCGGTGAGCGTCGTAGACCGGGAATGGTTCAGGTCCCAGAGTTGGAGATCTTCCGAGGGGTGGGACGCGGCCGGGAAAAACGTCAGCAGGATGGTCAGGATAAGCGTAGTGCCGGTGAATCGGAAACAATTTGGAGCAAGCGCGTTCATGGCTGAAGATCCTTGATGAGGGGTGAGGCCAGAGCAGGCCAAGCACCGCGCAGACGGTTCTCGCCACGATGAAAGCCCAGATAACTGTCCTTGCCGTAGTGGGTGATCCGTCGGGCCGTATCCGCCACGGCCTCGGCGTCTAGATCCGTGTCGGAGCTGAACAAGCCGATGACGCCTTGGTCCCATGCCGGGTGGGGCAGGACGAGAAACAGGGTGTCCATTTCAACGGGACCCGCCGTGCTTGAACTGGGCTGCAAAGTTGGTTCCGGAGCTTTTTGGGCAGCTGTTTTTGCCTCCCCTTTTACGGGGATGAGCGCAGAGCCCGCCATGTCTCCGGTTGCCGGGTGCTCCGCGTAGGCCTCGGGCAGGGCCGCCAGGGCACGTAAAGCCTCGGTGTGGGGTAGTCCGAAAAACAGCAGCTGGGACGCCCGTCT contains the following coding sequences:
- a CDS encoding ChaN family lipoprotein, whose translation is MNALAPNCFRFTGTTLILTILLTFFPAASHPSEDLQLWDLNHSRSTTLTEALPALSSAELLIVGESHGNPRHHTAQLAIVKAVHTSGMPVAVGLEMFQHHEQHILDNWVAGTIPEPEMVQAFTRNWGVQWPAYRNIFIYCRDHGVPMVGLNVPREITRKVARQGFASLSREELGLLPPIVCRIDPEYEAFLRRFVGSDGHAGSFERFCEAQLVWDAAFAVHALNFLKSRPDHAMVVLTGSVHAWKPAMPFQVHRLAPQIRQVSIVPDIPAHMDLQDITAKDADYLILGL